One Vicia villosa cultivar HV-30 ecotype Madison, WI linkage group LG5, Vvil1.0, whole genome shotgun sequence genomic window, ATACGGAGAAAAATCAAATAACTGGAGGTAGAGAAGACCTACAAAACttataagagaaattattaagAAAGATTCCAAAATTAATGAACTGGATAGAAACATACtattagatatatatatatatatatatatatatatatatatatatatatatatatatatatatatatatatatatatatatatatatatatatatatatatatatatatatatatatatatatatatatatatatatatatatatatattttttgttgttgtttataaataaattaataaaaataaagaaaaatcatttGTCACTAAGAGACtaatatttgatttataaaaCTAAATCTACTTCAAAATCGCGAGATAATTTCGAaagtaaaatatttcttttaacaTAAGAGAAGAGGGTGAATTATCATTGAAGTTTATCtcaaaaaagaatatttaaatttactcatcacaaaatatattattcatctcaTATTTTATCCACACATAATATAATACTTAAAAGAAGGTGTTGGAATCTACGTCTCATTACTAGaataaatatttagttttttctcatttatttatatatgtttaattaaaaaattaaaatgattatattatatttattttaataaacaataaaATTATACACGAAAAATATATTTAGGGATAAAAAGTtagttttttaaagaaaattgaagaattaattataacttatattttttttaataccacCAAAATATAAAACCATTAGCGGGCACATTTCCCGTTACTAatcaactagtaacaaacccgtgcatacgcacgggttctggtctgGTACGcacatttgtttacataatatatttaatttaaatagaaggtgaaaaaagaaaaaaaaatatatcaataataaattttttcatatataaaaatgtttaaatttataatagatgttttcccgtataccatttttggatcataaatatcatcttttatatataaaaatattttgatcaataataatttttttccgtatacaaatattatttttgtttaggtattgtttacaaaaatatatggatcaatagtaaattttgtatataaaaatatttaaattaagaaTAGAGTTGTTCCtctataccattttttaataaaaaattttggatcataaataccatttttcatatataaaaatatttagatcaataataaaattttttcCGTATgccttttttgaataaaaaaacttctggatcataaataccatttttcgtatataaaaatatttagatcaatgaaatttttttctcgtatacaaatatcatttttgtttaggtatcgtttacaaaaatatctggatcaatagtaaattttcgtatataaaaatatgtagaTCAATacattttttcctgtataccatttttgaataaaaaatatttggatcataaataccattttttgtatattttaaaatatttagatcaataataatttccccgtatacaaatattatttttgtttaggtatcgattacaaaaaaatatatggCTCAATAGTagattttcgtatataaaaatatttaaatcaataattgaTTTGTTCctatataccatttttggatcataaataccagttttcatttataaaaatatgtagatcaatgataaattttttcctgtatgccatttttgaataaaaatattttgaatcataaataccatttttcgtatataaaaatatttagatcaataataaattgtttttcccatatactaatattatttttgtttaggtatggtttacaaaaatatctagatcaatagtaaattttcgtatataaaaatatttagatcaataataaattttttcccgtataccatttttgaataaaaaaattttggatcataaatatcttttttcgtatattaaaatatttagattaataataaatttttttccgttatattaatattatttgtttaggcatcgtttacaaaaatatacgGATCAATAGtaattttttcgtatataaaaatatttagatcaataatagatttgttccgatataccatttttgaataaagaaAGTGATACATTTCTcacaaacaaattttaaaaagaaatacaaaataaatactcaactaatatttattattagtaaaaaaaacacAAGACAAATATATATCATTCATACATAAAAAGTGTAAgaaattattttttgttgttgattattataaaaaatacgaCACAGATATTTATCATTAAAGCATAAAGAAACATGAGAcagatatttttcataaaaaaatatacaaaaaataataattaaggaAAAATAGTTGTCACTAAtgtataaaaatcacaaaataaatagttaaaaggCAAAAGTAAATCCGCTTCAAATCAAATGTCAATACAAATCAAATAgttttttcataaaatcaaaaaaagaaagtttgcACAAAGATAATTAGAAGATGATATCATAGAGGTAGATTCATGATCCATTATAATTTAAGAAATATAAACTTTTATTGATAAGAAATATAAACTATAAGAACACAACATAAGCAATATGCAATCATTCAAGCACGTTCaaaggaagtgagtttccttAAATGCTTTAGATCCCACACAACGGCTTCATAGTTGTTAGAAGACCAACCGTTTTTGGCAGAAAGAGTGAGGCGGTAATTGGTCCCGACAACAACCTGTGATTCACCCTTGATAAGTTTTTCAAACTTCAATGTTTCTCCTTTTTGCTTGTTGTTCTCGACAACTGCAAAATTGGCTAATTCAATCACATATGGATCACTGATGTTCTTTATGGGACTCCAACCGCCAATAATAGCTTGACTCGTGGTGGCTGAAGCAAACAAAATAAGGAGGAGAGCAAGGAATTGAAATCTCATGATGTTTGTTTGGTATTTTTTTTCAAGGTTGAGAAACTAAGATGATGTGAGATAGACTTTGTGGAAGGGTAGAGCAGTTATTTATATTGTACACAAGTTATGCCAGGTTTGGCAATATACTTTTCTACTtagagaattaaataaaaaattcatttaattttactttttaaaaatatattaatcttcTTTTTTGACCAAATAAATGAAGTctctttaataatatataatatttaataaacctACAATTAGTTTTATAGAAAAATATGGTCAAAAGAATAATACTAGTAATTGTTATTCttgatataatatatttttatattttttaactagtgttttacccgtgcgttcgcacgggtacccgtcgttctcgcgcattgtgattgaggaaaataaaagatgatagggaaaatgttattttattcaatatagATATTATTGTAGAAGTAAATGTCCTAAAAACAAAtatgtaaaatatagaaatttcttttcaaTAGGTTGGGACAAAGTTTGggatatattgattaataaacattatgttccccttaatattcaatatttcgataagtaacttcatgttcccgttaatattcaatattttgatcagtaatttcatgttcccgttaatattcattattttgatcagtaactccgtattcccgttaatattccaaatttgttcccgttaatatttaatattttgatcagtaacttcacgttcccgttaatattcattattttaatcagtaagtccgtgttcccgttaatattaactATTTTGTCAATAATTCCGTGTTCCCGCTAATAATTATTATCTAATAAAATGTAGATAATAAGAGTCATGTGATTcatgttataaataaaaatttatttaacgttattaaataaatttttacttttagtattttttattaataaaattattattttaaaataaagattacTTTAAATACATCAATTTATTTATcttacataatttaaaaaagtaagtatcaataaacaaatttattatatttatattatttattgatattttaaaatataaatagtttattaaaatgtatatattaaattttttatattttaagaataaattaatagtattaaaaatgtAAGATTGAGAATTTGTTTGTACTGTTATGtcataaaataacataaattatatttaaaaaaatttataatcaaTGTTCCAAATTATACTATTGTAATATTATTTCATGGTTCAACCATTCCATCGCAAAAAATATAAAACCCCCATGCGATCAATCAATCAACCTGAATACACCCGACCATAAATGTAATTAATGTAAAATGCATTTAGTACATCATAAATGAGGATTTTCTCTATAAATTTAATCTAACGGTCAACttagttatttttaatcaattttaatataatattatttgttttttattttataaatatactataaattattatcttacaaaaaaatataaagtttcatattcaatttttttattatttagattgGCCATTCATGAaccatttaaatataattaaattaaatgttgtaATGATTTGATGATTCATACTTAACAatgatgtaaaaaaaaaataaaaaaaattgcagtATGGCTTTAGAGAGAGAAAATTTCCCTCTCCCTTCTCTCTAGGTTTCTTAAATTTTGTCCTCTGTTGGCTCAGATATGAGAAATTTTTCTGCGCAAGGGGGTGGTTGGATGAAAGTAGGCAGGAACGGGGTGAATAAGGGTGATGAAGGTAGGTGGGATGTGGCGGGAGGGGGTGGTAAGAAGCCGGAGAAAGCGAAGATCACGTCTTTTTTCTTTACGGAGTTCAGCCTGAAATGGAGGGCTAGAGACCTTTTGTTTGAGTTCAAAGATTTGGGAGAGATAGATGAGGTTGTCATACCTCCGCGAAGGGATAAACGAGGACGTAGATACGGCTTCGTGAGGTTTATAAATGTTTTAGATGAGAAGCTACTTGCTACCAAACTGGATAGTATGGTGCTTGAAGGGAGGAAACTCTTTGCGAATCTCCCCAGGTTCCAGAGAACGGAGAAGGTTGTATCAGTTCAAGGAGGCTTGAAGCCGCCGGTGAGAAGGGTTAATGGCGAGGGTTCTTCTCAAGGAGGTTTTTCTGGTCAGACTTTTAGAGCTTGGTCGGATAAGAGAAGCTTTGCGGAAGTGTTGAAAGGTAGAGATGCAGGCTGTGCAACTAAGGTTTTTGGTTCGAAGGCAAAACCTGTTTCGTTCTTAAGTGACAAGGAGAAGTTGGAGAGATATAGGAAAGCGTATACAGGTGTTATTAAGGAGTCTAGCTCGGCCTTGAATCTGAAGAAACTCTTCCATGAAGAAGGTATCTTTTCAATAAGGGTAACGATCATTGGACCAAACTTGTGCTTGCTTGAGGACTTGGTGTGTGGTGAGGTGGAGGTTTTTATCGAGGAGAGGAGAGTGTGGTGGGAGAGTTGGTTCAGTTCTATAAAGCCTTGGGAGCCGAAAGACGTCGACTCTGAGAGATTTGTCTGGCTGCGCTCTTTTGGCATTCCATGCCATGCTTGGGGTGCAGATTTCTTCAAAGTTTTGATTGAACCTTTGGGTAAATTC contains:
- the LOC131604235 gene encoding cysteine proteinase inhibitor 5-like, with the translated sequence MRFQFLALLLILFASATTSQAIIGGWSPIKNISDPYVIELANFAVVENNKQKGETLKFEKLIKGESQVVVGTNYRLTLSAKNGWSSNNYEAVVWDLKHLRKLTSFERA